In Globicephala melas chromosome 20, mGloMel1.2, whole genome shotgun sequence, the genomic window CTGGGCGAGGGGGTGCCGGGCCAGCTTCTCttctgagctgggctgggctgggctgggctcccgGCAGCAGAGGTGGGGTCAGGCGAAGTGTGCCTGGGGTTATCAGCAGCCCAGATCTAACTGCTATCTCAGGCTTTCTCAGGTTAACTGTGGGCCTCCCTCTGAGCCCTGAGCACTAGGCGACCACCTCCCCAGCCCAGACCCAGTGCCCATTGAGGAACGAGTTCCCCTCTGGGGAACTAGAGGGGCACAGAGAGAGTATGAAACCCTTGCCAAGAGCTCAGACTCTCCAGAAACACCCTAGGGTTCAGCTCCTTCCTCGGCACCCCCCATTCCTGGGGAGGTTGGGTGGGACCCTAGGCGCTGGATCTTGGACACATCCCTGACATGTCCTCACCGGCAAACGGCAGGGCGTCGGGACAAAAAATCTCCAAGGTCCTTTGGACTTTGCCTCATTTCCTCTTGGTGACCCATGTGCACACTCGGCTGCATCCTGAGGCCTGGGGGGCCCGCATGTGCCGACAACACAGCTGAGAGCAGCCCTCCGGGGACGCAGTCTGGCGCATCTGTGACTCCACTGTCCACGGTGTGCTTGTGTGGGTGCTCGCACGTGCAGAGCTGCACCTCCCAATGTCTGATGGCTTCGGGATCTGAAATCCCCTCTTAGCTTCCCCACCATCCCCGGCTGTTTCTGGGCCTGGGAGCTGCCCAAATAGCTGTCCCTTCCTCAGGAATCCTCCTGGAACTCCTCAAGAGTGCTTCTTGCTCTTTTTTCTCCAAAATCTGTTTCTAAGTTGGAATCAGGGCACATCGATATGGAGCTGAGTAGGTCCCAGGCTTGGGGGAGGCACAAAGGAGAGAGTTcgggagagaaagaggagccaGAGACGGGGCCAGGACTGGGAGACAGGCATGCACTTCAACTGTCCTTTCCACAGACAGGTTTCACCCCATCTTCAAACAATCAGACTTTCCAGATCTGCCCTAGATTTGACAGCTTCCCTCTGCCAAGGACAGAGGGTTAAGGGGACCTCCCTGCCTGCGCCCCCAGGGACCGGCATGTGTGGGAAGAGAGCACCGATCTGTAGCTGTAGTCAATTACTAGCTTGTGTGGCTTGGGGACATTAACTATATGGGAATGGTGTGCATGTGCACTGGTGTGTAGGTGTGTGAATAACAGtgtcactctgtgtgtgtgtgcgtcccTCGGGGGCATGTGGTGCCTGAATGACCCCTGAGCCCAAGACACATGACCCTTTCTCCCCAGATCGGGGTTTCAGGGTGGGGCCCTGTCTCCTGAagcttctccctttccctccaccAAACTCGGCAGGGACTGTATCCTAGGGGACTGTTTGCTTCTCCACTCACCTGCACCTCACCTGGGAGCTCCCTGCTGGCCTGGCCCCAGGGGCAGGAAGGGGCCAGCTGGGAAAACCGGACCTCCAGGGTCTACTCCTTCTGACCTCTATTCTTTCGCCCTTTGCTCTGTTCTTCCAAGTCTCTGAATACAGAAAGGGGCTGAGCTGGAGAAAGGGGTTTGCTCCTTTGTCCTCCTTCTTGGCTGGTCCTCAGTTTTCCTGTCTCTAGAATGGGGAGCCCCCAAGGCCCCCACTGGAAAGGCTGGTAAAATGTGTGTCCATAACAGCTCGGTTGCGTGGCTGGGGTCGCTGGTGAGGAAGGCATGGCTGGCTGAGCCAGGAGTTCTGAGGCccgggaggggagggagatggaggtGCCCTCCTTCTGCGTCTGGCTCCTAGTTCCTGGTGAGCACCTCGCCCAGAGAGAGCTAGGAAGGGCTCGGCCAGGGCTTCGTCCACCCCAAGGCGCCCCACGCTGCCCGCACCCCGACCGGCCCGGCCCCAATCGCAGCTGGGGAGGTGGCGCCCGAGCTCGGACCCGGGCCGAGCCCGCCTCTGCCCGGAGCCGCTGCCGCCGTCCCTCCCCCGGGCCCGGCCGGGCCGGGGCGACACCTACCGCACCAGGATGGCCACCCCCACGTCCTCGCAGTTGGCATAGAGCCGGGCCCACGTCGCCTGCACCGCCTTCCTCTCCGCCTCGGACAGCTCCTCGCTCCGCTCCCTGCGCTCTATCTCCATCTCGCCCGGCACTTTCTCCATGAGCAGCTCCCAGCGCAGCCCGGCTACGCTCGGCGGCGGCGGGGCGCGGGGAGCCGGGGCCGGCTGCGTGTGCCGCTGGCGGGCGAGTGGTAGAGCGCGCCGGAGGGAGGGAGCGTGTCTGTGCGcgccgggtgtgtgtgtgtgtgtgtgtatgtgtgcgtgcgtgtgtgtgtgtgtgtgtgtgtgtgtgtgtgtgtgtgtagggtatATGTGCAGGGGGCGGGGGACCGCGAGCGGGGGGCGGGGATGTGGTCTGctggaaaaacatgaaaaaaaaaaagatccgcTCCAAACCCCCAACCCCTTGTCCGTGAGCCAGTTCCGGCAAGGTGAAGGTTGGGCGGGGTGCCCGCCCTCCAGGCCACCGCGGAGTTTGACTGCCGGGCGGGGCGTAGGTGGGGCGGGTGTACTGAGGGGTcccgggaggaggaggaggcgggcaGTCACGGGGCGCCGGGCCGCACGGGAGTGCGCCGCGGCGCGTGCAGGTCTGGGGGCACCGGGTCGCGGCTCACGCGCTGGGCGAGGCCGGGGCGTCTGCGCGTGTGCCCCCTTCCCGCGGCGGGGAACTGACTCTAAGTCGAACACTCCCAGGCATTTGCGGCGTGGCCGCCAGCCCGAGGGGGCGGCGCGAGCCCCTCCAGCTGCGCCGCGGTCCGAGCTGAGTTCCCGCTCGCTCCCGGCCTCTCCCGAGCCAGCCGGGGGGCCGCGGCGCCACCCGCAGAGCTCCGGACCCCAGACTCTGGAGGGTTTAGGACTGGGGTCATCTCCCTACGCCAACACCTTACAGGAAAACACCAATGCGGGGATGGGGGGCGGCTGTCGAACTTGAGCGCCAGAGGCCTGCGCCAGCCTTTCCTTCCCGCCAGCACTCCTCCCCCTCGGGGCACGCACGTGGCGTCAGAAAGAAGGCCCTGGGTGGCTTACTGATGACACAGGCAGGCCCAAACCTGGCGCCGCTCCTAATTCTGACCGTGGGGGAGAAAAGCTCGAAGGAGAGGCCGCTGGGCCGGGCAGAGCGGACCTGCGGTGGGTGGGTCGGTGGGGTTGCCAGGAAGTCTTGGTGGTGGGGGAGGCCCAGGGCGCTGGAGACATCTCAGCCACCAGCACCTGGATTAGGGAGGGGTTCTGTGGGTGGAGGAGACAAATTCTTGTCCTGGTGGCCTTCTCAGGGAAGGGGATTGGACCAGAGGTGGGGACTGTGCCTCTGAGAGCCACCTGGTCCCCACCCTGCAAGCAGCTGCTCGATTCTGGTATGGAGGGGGTCCCACCTCTGACTCCCAGTTGAAGCCTGAGGCCAGACCCGGGCTGCAAGCATCTGAAACATGTGACACATGTGACGGCTCTTGTGGGGTGTGTCCAGTTCTCCCTAAGACTCCCTGCTGACACTGCCCTTCCCAAGTCTGTGTCCACTGCTCAAGTATGGCAAGAGGTGGCGGCTGTCCTCTTCAGCTTTGGTTTacgtgtttatttttaaaaattctatttcaaaGCAGAGGGCCCTAGGGCACAGCCCTAGCTCCGGGCCTTGCTGGAGCCCAGGGTTCAGGTACGTTACTGGAATCCTGGGCGGGAGGCCTCTTGCCGCTCAGGTCTCAGTTGAGGGAGGGAAACTCTAATGCCCTCTTCTGGGGGTCTTGGAGAGAGATGGAGGagagtgtgtgggcttagtttcTTACGCCACTCTCAGACCCGTGTTCTCTCTTTTGGCCTGTGCTCCGCGTGCTTCCTGGGCCGCCTCTGATAGCTTCCCAAGAGCCAGTGCAGTGGCCATCCAAACGGCTGCCCAAGAGGTTCCCCTGGGATGTGGACAGAAAGTAGGAGAAATCTTGATTCTATTCACTTTGATCTCGCCCTTTACAAGTTTTATGTATGTCTCTGGTGCGGGACTAATACAGTTTGCACAGTAATATAGTATATAATTTATGAGTGGATGCATATATCCCTTTTCCTGAGTGCACACTTAGATTCTGCCTTTTACTGAAGAAGGTATGTAATCAGAAACATTTGGAAACGGCTGTCCAGAGGTTAGAAGTGAACCACTTAGCCAGCCCTTCACTCCCTGGCCTCCCTTGTCTTTCTGGCTTCATCATCTATATTCTTCCcctgtcctcctcccctcccGATGCCTCCCCTGTGACATCATGACTCCACCAATACTCAACTGCCAGTTGCCAGAACATGCCCTGTGCTTTCACGTCTGCAGCCCTGGCGGAGTCTTCTGTCTGTGGGCCCACCCTTCCTTGAGCTCCTGCAAATACAGATGAGCCCAGCTCCTCTCTGAAGATTCCCCTGATGCTTGCGACTCCCAGAGTGCTCTGTAGGCACCGTGAATAGACTAAGTCTGTCTGTGGTGGTCACATGTTTAACTTGCCCGTGCGTTTGTCTAGACTCTAAGTCCCTTGAGGGTCAGGCCCAGGGCTTACTTATACCTACATCCAGAACAGACTGAGGTCGATTTCCCCTGCCACGGGGAGGGGGGACAACCGGGTCCAGTTAGGTCAATCAGTCTTCACAAGGTCGGCTCTGCTGACCCCACTAATCAGCTTGAGCCTCCTAATCCGTCGCCTGCAGGAGCCTCAGGAAGGACCGCAGGGGCTCGGGAGAGCTGGCAGGGGCCATCTTGGCCTTCTCCTGCGGACGCGGTCTGGAGGGGATGGGGCAGCTGAGCCATGTGCACTACCCTCTTCCTGCTCAGCACCTTGGCCATGCTCTGGCGCCGCCGATTCGCCAACAGGGTCCAACCGTGAGAAACTGACTGGGccatgggctggggtgggggagaaactACTGCGCTGGGTTACAGCCAAGCTGAAGGCGGGCGGGGGCTTCCTGGGctccagggaggctgggagggactTGCCAGGGAGCCCTGAGAGGTTCCCCCTCGAAGTAGGGGGAACTTGGAGCCCTTCAAAGACGCTGGCCACAGCCTCCGCTTCCAGAGCCCAATGTGGCTTAGGTCTTGCAGAGAAGCAGGAGCGGGGTCTGGGGTCTGGGTGCTGCCCacagctctgcctgcctctttTCCCTCCCACAGAGAGCCCAGTGGAGTAGATGGGGCAGTTATGGGCAGCAGCTTGGAAACAGACCTCCAGTCCTCAGGCAGGTAAGGCAGAAGAGTCTAGGGTGAAGGAGGAAGGGTGTCGCTAAGGAGGCTGCCGCTGTCCCCTGTCCCTGCCCAGGCCCCGGGGGTGTtcgtgggtatgtgtgtgtgtgtgcgcgtgcgtgttcCACGCTGGCCCCTCACCCCAGCTACCCTGTTCACTGTATGCCTAGTGGGCAGGCCGAATGTCTGTTTTCTCCAGTTGGGAATGGGACTCTCAGCTTCTCCTCTGGACCAAAATTTCTCTGCCTTGCTTGTCCTAGTGCGGGGTGGTCCCCAGGGTCCCTTCTGTTGGAAGGTGCagggggagtggagggagggatgaggCAGAAGCAGCTCTGCGTTGCTTTGcttgccttcccttccccctccctctcccgctgccccccccctgccccccccagcCTCGGCAGCAGCGGAGCTGCCTGAACCTCCGGCAGGATTCGCTGTCCAGTCCCCAATAGAAGGCGCAGGAGGAGCATGACATCATCAGCACTGAGTGCCATTGGCTGGGCAGTCCCTGCGGGCAGGACACTGTCTCCAGTGGCCAGAAAGTTAACTCTTCCCTATTCTGGAGCCATGTGGCCTTTACCATGGGTGAAGATTGGGGAACTTCTGGACTTTTCCTTCCCCGCTGACTAGTGTCCTTTGATGATAGGGGCTCTATGCCCAAGAAGACACTGAAAAGTCAGCACATATCTCTGAAGAACATACAGTTGGAAATGTTCATTTGTGCCTTTGGGCCCATCTAGTGTGGGGGACCTATCTGAAGAGTGATATTCTCTGCTGTGGAAGGATCTTCTAGCCCCCGGCACTGCTTCTCTCACTCCCCTGAAAGGAGGCTCAGACGGCTAAGACAGTGAACATGCACACTCGCCTGTGCACCCCACGTCTCTTCCAGGGAGTGGGCGATGTGCCTGCAGTGTGCCCCATAAATACGTCAAGGTTGGCAAGCCGAGAACTTGggtctttctctgtgtctctgctctGACTTCTCAGTCCTTGGGTTCCCCCAGGTTTGGAATGTCAGAAGGCCTCCTGGGAAGCCCAGGGCCTGTGCAGGAAGCAGAGTCATTTCTGTGACGCCCTTCCTCGATAGCTGGGCTAGCTGAGAGGGTCACAATGGTGCCTAATTATGGCTACCGGTGAAATGGGCTGACACGTTTAAAATGACGATCACTGGGCCCTCAAATGCTGACTGGTCCTCACTGTTGAGTTTGGGTCTGGAGTGGGGCAGCCTGAGTTTAAATCCTACCTCCGCTCTTACTGAGAGGCTGTGGGCAAATTATGTAATCTTTTTATTCATATGTATAAACTGTGATTAATAACGGACTGGTTGTGAGGTttctgtgaggtttaaatgagataaccgtagtaaagcactcagcacagaGTAACTGCTCAGTTAACGCCAGCTCTACTCTTGCTGTTATATGATCAGTGCTTTATTCTTCCTCAGGGGTTTCTCATACATTAACTCACTCGGAAGTCTCCATGGCCCCAAAGGTTTGGCAGTTCAGGTGTTTCTAGCTCTTGTCAATGGTGCAAGAAGCTGAGGGGCAGGGAGACGTAAATGACTTACTCAACATCGTCCACCCAATTTGTGGCTGATGTGGGACTGAcaggtccctgacttcaggcaGTCCATCTCCTCGACTGAAATGCCCCTGGACCTCCTGTCGGGAGAGAAAAGGCCAAATCTGGAACCATCTGGCCGGGCCTGGTCTGCTGTGGCCTTGCCAGAAGGAAGCAGTTGCCAGTTAACTCCTTGGGACCCAGCTAACTGGTCTACCAACCAACCCCTTCTGCCAGTGGTGGCTCCACGGAGGGCTGGCCCAGCGGGGCAGTAGACGTGAAAGTTCTGCTCTCCGGTTCCACAGTCATAAATTCCAATTGGCTTCTGGGGTGTTGCTGATTCACCCTCAATAGTGGGGTGAATCGCTAGGcttgggggcaggaggaaggggaaggctgGAAGCGTGGGAGGGTCATCCTCCAGTCTTCTGACTCCATGCTCTTTTCTGTTTAGAGAGAAAGAACCGCTGAAGTAAGCCCTCGCCTCTTCAGGAGGAGCTCCGCGCCAGGGCCAGGGATCAGCTGGCAGGTAGGGCAGGGGCTGCAGCCTGGAGgagagagggcagggctggggacaaGAAAGGAAGAATACAGAGCACGCAAGGCCTGGCCATGTGGGAGCAGAGCAGGCTGTCTTCAGCTCTGTGGTCACGATGGAGGTTAAGGGTAGGAGGGTGGACTCCTTCCGTCGGCTCCTACTTTGAGCCTGTTATGTTCCAGGCCACAGGGCAAGGGTTAGTTTTAAGAGAACTACGTGTGGTCTCAACAGCATTTTCTAGGCCTGGGGATGGTGGTCCTGCTGGGGGCCTGAGGGCTGTCTAGAGGACTTCTCAGGGAGAGGCAGTGCTCTGGGATGCCCACTCTGAAATACAAGGCCCCgctctggggtgggagagagagccGACCCGGCTTGGTTTTCTCTTTCAGCTCACGTCCtggtgtgccccccacccccgaagGACACCGTGGTGGAAGGAGCTGCAGGGGGGAGACTAGGGAAAGCAGCCATTGAGAAGGTAGACTCCCCTTTTCGGCCCCCAGACCCACCAGTCTGCGCTTCCCCCAAGGCCCTGGCTCTGGGGCTTCTGAACCTGGGCCTGGCCGGGCAGGCGGGAGGGGCAGAGGTGCTCAAGCTCTGGGACGGGCTCCCTTCCTCtgaggaggcccagagagagggacTCAGTGGGGTCCCCCCATTTAACTCGGGGGCAACCCCTGCCGCCCGGGGCTAGAGGAGGGAACAAGTGGGGGGCGAGGAGACTCCAGAACTGAGGGACAGAGATGGTTCACATTCACAAAGGAAGGGCTGCCCTTTcaccctcctctgaaccctcgCAACAACCCACGGAGGCTGGTCATGTTACTGTCCACggtttagaaatgaggaaactcaCAGAGAGCTTTGCTGATTTGCCCAgcgtcacccagctagtaagtggaggaCCCCAGGCTCACAGGCAGGTtgcagagcccatgctcttcacGCCCACAGCGCAGGCCTCCCTGAAGCCGCCTGCAAGTCTGCAGCTGCTCAGTGGAAGACGCGGTTTTACTGGCCTGGCCGCCCATCTTTGGCAGCTCAGCTTGTCCAGGGCTGTGTGGTGTCACTTTGCGATGGTGGCACTCACTTCCTATGACATTTGCCTCTCCCTGGTCCCCAGAGGTCACCCTGCCACTGGCTGCTCTGCTGAAATGATCAATAGGAAATGCCGTTCGGATCTGTGACACGTCTGCCTACAGCTGGATGGAAGCAACTCACAGCTTGTCCTCGGAGTgtgtcttctgtgtgtgtgtgtgtgtgcacgcgtgcccGTGTCCCAAATGGGCAGTAGCATGTGGGAAGGGAAAAAGCATGACACTTGCTTCCGTCAATCTGCTGACTGCTCAGTAACGGCGGTGGCCTGCTTTGCCCCCAGCTGctctgccctttctctctctttaccaTCCTGCCTGATCCTGAGCAGACAGAAAAGCAGATTTCCGCTTCTGCTCCCTGCGGTCCAGGCGCAGACCCTGCAGGCTGCTGCTGCCAGCTGCCTTGCAGCCATTCGTCTTCCAAAGCCCCCCAGACTCCCCCCACGTGCATCTCACCTCCCCATCCAGCCCCCATTGCCCATCCAGCAACAAGGTCTCTGCCCGGCTGGGCCCCGCCCCTGACTTTCAGGAAAGAGGAGCTGGGGGAGTTCTCTAGACAGCAGGAAAGGGTGAGGTGCAGCCGACTGGACTCGGGGAACCCACTCTGAAGTGATGGGGAGTTGGGGGGGCTGCTGCAGGGAGCCTGGCGGTTCTGTGGGAGCCTCACAAAGTAGGGCAGGGCGGAGGCAGGGGAAGGGTCTCATCAGGGGAAGGAGCTGCACCCCTGACGCGGGCCACGAGTTCGTGACCACCTGTCTCAGCTCCTGTCAGCATGTCTTTCTCCCTGGGAGGCATCAGTCTTCCTGGTGACAGGACTCTCAGGCTGAGGGCCGGAGCGCACTGCTCTGGGACCCAGTCTGTACTCCGTGATCCAATGTATGCATCCATTCTCTAATCTACTTGCCATATTCCTGTCACTTCATCCTTGCCTCCGCTCTCTGCCATTTTCAAGTTGCCTGTCTCCTTCCACTGGGCTTAGGAATTGTCAGACCAAGGTCGCCTAGCGGCACCGGGGCTGGCTCACGGCCCAGACGCACATCCACAAAGTGACACCCCTTTGCAGCCCTGTTCTAAGAGCCTGCTCAGGAGATGAAGGCTCCTCTGGGGACTGGTtccagatggagggagggaaagcaAGAGGAAGGGGctgctggaggtggggggatgtGTCTGCCTGGGCTTGGAGGctgcccaggccctggcagcCGGGGTGCCATGTGGGCTGGGCGGGAGGGGCTCTCTCCCCCAGGGAGCAGGCTGGCTTCGGTGGGAGCAGATTGTGTTTACACCTTCCCCACACACCCGGCCCACGCTCGCCTCTTCTTCTCAGGGCTCTCCCACCCCTGGGCTCTCTGCACAGTCTGCACATTGGCAGCTTCTGCTGCAGAGAGTTGCCACCCTCGGCCTAGAGAGCCTCTACGGGAGGCTGCCCGGGACCGAGGCGCCCCTTCCTCGGCCCACCATCTCCTGTCACAGCAGCTGGTAGGAAGCCCATGCTGGGGTGGACCCAATGTTCCCAAAAGGCTGAgtccttctcccctcccattTCCTTGGAAAGAGCCGCTGCTTGGAAATGGGAGCAGGAAAGTTCAGGGGCTTGGTAGACTGACCATAACAGGAGGGGGGGATTAAGGGCAACTCGAGAGACAGAGCTGGGTCACTCCTGGTCCGGGGTGTGGGCTCTTATGAAATGATGATAAAGGATCTGAGAGGGAGGAGCCCCGAGTCAGGACACCGGGTTGAAATCTTGACGCCGCCACCACGTCCTACCTCTGTGGCCTTGGGTAGGTTACTGAAcgtctctatgcctcagtttcctcatctataagatggagaTAACAGTAAACCTTCTCACAGGATTATTGTAGTGTTAAATTAGATAATGCGTGTCAAGAGCTTACCATGTTTAGTGAGTGTTCAGTATAGGTAAGCTAGTGTAATTGTGTTTATAAACTGTCAATTACTGAACAGTTAGTCATTTCAGAACAGTTAGTAGGTTCAGAACAGCTAGagtccctcaccccctccccacagcccttccTGGCCTGTCTTTCCACATACACACCAGCTGGGCAACGGGCAACCCTGAAACAAATGAGAGGAGAGCAGAAGGTGGAACTTCTGGGTGGGGGCCACCTAGTAAGACCCAGTACCCAGTGAGATGGTACCAGAGTGCACCACTGTTGCTTCTCGGTATCTAGAACCCTGTCCCAACCTCCAGTGGGCGGGTCCTGGCCTGGATACCTTCCCCGCAACGGGCTCTGCTTCTCCAAATGAATCTCAGCTCCCAGAGAAGACAGGAGGTGGTTGTCCTGATTCTTTTCCATCCTCCGTCTGAATGCTAATCTCCCTACTGATGGGAGCCTGAGTGACAGGGAAAAGGCTGCTCGGAGCTGCAGGGTGGCCGAGGGCAGCAGCCGGGAGCGAGCGGGGAGGTGCTGTCTGCTACTTCTGTGGCTGCAGCTCAGGGCCGCTGCCAGTCTCTCCTGGAGATTGGGACACGACCAGAGAGCTAATGAGGTgccaggggtggggcgggggagcaAGGGAAGCAGCTGCCACAGCTGCCTGGCATCACCCTAGGGTGCAGATGCAACCGGGGAGAGTACCCGCCCATCCCAAACGTGTGACCGAGTGTCTACAGGCACGATAGTcctgggcaggggcagagagcacaggccccggTCCTAGACTAGGGGGCACGGCGCCTATTGGAGGCCGGCACAA contains:
- the PRCD gene encoding photoreceptor disk component PRCD, with the translated sequence MCTTLFLLSTLAMLWRRRFANRVQPEPSGVDGAVMGSSLETDLQSSGREKEPLK